In Zygosaccharomyces rouxii strain CBS732 chromosome F complete sequence, a single window of DNA contains:
- a CDS encoding GMC family oxidoreductase (highly similar to uniprot|Q2UD26 Aspergillus oryzae AO090012000349 Choline dehydrogenase and related flavoproteins) — MADYEYDFIVLGGGTAGNVVAGRLAENPDVRILVVEAGVGNTLEIEDIKTPSSAMELRDSLYDWAYKTTMVKREDYERTEKPNTRGKALGGSSSLNYFSWIPGCRSTFDRWEEFGGEEWTWDPLVPYLRKSVTYHDDLKLYPEELKKIGSGGPLPISHAELEKKLVPFREKVIEACKSRDLPVNENTFDGDMVGLTHCVNSIYHGVRSSSVYFVKDKSNITILTHVHSKKIIIDPADKVTKGVTIIKLSGEEHSYYAKREVIVAQGVFESPKLLMLSGVGPKKELETHGIDVIVENPHVGQHLLDHPGVPFVLHVKDGFGMDDHLLHEGPAHTAAVEQYKKDSTGPVGFGLFELIGFPRIDHYLEKDPHYSQTKKANGDKDPFAPKGQPHFELDFVSMFGSAFQWHYPTPKKGAYTSVVVNLVRPHSKPGEVRLNSMDPLLQPYINLNFFADELDIIAMREGIRFSYDILTKGKGFKDIILSEYPWEMPLDDDKEMRKQILDRVQTAFDSCGTARLSKSIKQGVVDPSLKVHGVKGLRVIDASVIPVIPDCRIQNSVYAIGEKGADSIKAAHRDLY, encoded by the coding sequence atggCTGATTATGAATATGATTTCATTGTTCTAGGTGGTGGTACTGCCGGTAACGTTGTGGCTGGGAGGCTTGCTGAGAACCCGGATGTGAGAATATTGGTTGTTGAAGCAGGTGTCGGAAATACCCTGGAGATTGAAGATATCAAGACCCCATCTAGTGCTATGGAGTTGCGTGACTCTCTATATGACTGGGCCTACAAGACCACTATGGTTAAACGTGAAGATTACGAACGTACCGAGAAACCCAACACTCGTGGTAAGGCCCTTGGTGGCAGTTCCTCCTTGAACTACTTCAGTTGGATCCCCGGTTGCAGGTCCACTTTTGACAGATGGGAAGAATTCGGTGGTGAAGAATGGACTTGGGACCCTTTGGTACCTTATCTGAGAAAGAGTGTCACTTACCATGATGACTTGAAACTTTACcctgaagaattaaaaaagATTGGTAGCGGTGGTCCTCTTCCAATTTCCCATGCTGAattagagaagaaattggttcCTTTCCGCGAAAAAGTAATCGAAGCCTGCAAATCAAGAGATCTTCCAGTTAACGAAAACACTTTTGATGGTGATATGGTTGGCTTAACCCACTGTGTGAACTCCATCTACCATGGGGTGCGTTCAAGTAGTGTTTACTTTGTGAAGGATAAGTCAAACATCACAATTTTAACTCATGTCCACTCCAAGaaaatcatcatcgatCCTGCTGACAAGGTTACCAAAGGTGTCACTATCATTAAGCTTTCAGGAGAGGAACACAGTTATTATGCCAAACGCGAAGTTATTGTTGCCCAAGGTGTTTTTGAAAGTCCTAAACTATTAATGCTTTCAGGAGTTGGCCCAAAGAAGGAATTAGAGACACATGGTATCGATGTTATTGTTGAGAATCCCCATGTTGGTCAACACTTGCTAGACCATCCAGGTGTCCCATTTGTATTGCACGTAAAAGATGGTTTTGGTATGGACGATCACTTGTTGCATGAAGGTCCAGCACATACTGCTGCAGTTGAGCAGTACAAAAAGGACTCTACAGGTCCTGTTGGTTTCGGTTTGTTTGAATTGATAGGTTTCCCACGTATTGACCATTACCTAGAGAAAGATCCACACTACAGCCAAACCAAAAAGGCCAACGGCGATAAAGATCCATTCGCCCCCAAGGGTCAACCTCACTTCGAGTTAGACTTTGTGAGTATGTTTGGTAGTGCTTTCCAATGGCATTATCCAACTCCAAAAAAGGGTGCTTACACTAGTGTGGTAGTCAATTTGGTCCGTCCGCATTCTAAACCAGGCGAAGTCAGGTTGAACAGCATGGATCCTCTTCTGCAACCATACATCAATTTAAACTTTTTTGCTGATGAGTTGGATATCATCGCAATGAGAGAAGGTATCAGGTTTTCTTACGACATTTTGACCAAAGGTAAGGGGTTCAAGGATATTATCCTCAGCGAGTATCCATGGGAAATGCCACTAGATGACGACAAAGAAATGAGGAAACAGATTTTAGACCGTGTTCAAACCGCATTCGATTCTTGTGGTACTGCTCGTTTGTCTAAAAGCATTAAACAGGGTGTTGTCGATCCATCATTAAAGGTGCATGGGGTCAAGGGATTACGTGTGATTGATGCTTCCGTCATCCCAGTAATCCCAGACTGCCGTATCCAAAATTCTGTCTACGCCATTGGTGAGAAGGGCGCAGACTCGATCAAGGCGGCTCATAGAGACTTGTACTAA